Below is a window of Cytobacillus firmus DNA.
CTTGTGCTCATCATTGTGATTCTGCTGCAGGCAGCGCATGCTTCCTATTACAATTATGGTTATATTTACTTACAGGAAATTCAAGCACCAAAATATTTAATCGGCGCCATTATTAATATAGGCGTGATTGCAGAAATTCTTTTCTTTTTCATTGCGGACCGGACTTTCCGGAAGTTTTCAATCGGTTCATTACTGGCATTGGCAGCATTGGGCTCCACAGCCCGCTGGGTACTCGTATTTGCCTTCCCGCATGTCATTGTGTTCAGCATTAGCCAGATATTGCATGCCTTCTCTTTTGCCATGGCACATTACGCCTTCATGAAATATTTAATTAAATATGTTCCTCACGAACAGGTGCCCATTACTCAAGGGGTCTACTCAGCACTCGCCCTCAGCTGGAGCACAGCCCTTTTTACCATTTTCGGCGGGTATCTTTATGAAGTGGAACCACGATACGCGTTTATTGGAATGGTGGTATGTACGGTCCCTGCGGCGCTGCTTGCGTTTATTTATCGGAGATTGGAAGGGAAGAAAGAGGCGGAAACCAGACATCTGGCAGTTTAATGTCACAATAAAGCTAAAAAAGGTGATACATGTGTAGCACCTTTTTTACGTTTGCATCAAGGAGGTTTCAAATTGAAAATCAATAAAGGAATTTTATATATACTGCTCGGTGCTTCCTTTTTCGGATTTACACCGATTTTTGCAAAGTTGGGGTTTCGTTATGGCTACTCTCTGGGACAGATTACGATTGCGCAGATGGTTATTTCCTTCATTTTGCTATGGTCTTTCACATTGATAAAACGCTCCAGTTTCAAAGGGCTCCATACGATAAACATGCTGCAAATCATGATGACCGGCTGCTTTGTCGGCTTAACCAGCATTTTCTATTATGGCTCCATGCAGTATCTTCCTGCATCATTGGCCATCATTTTAATGTTCCAGTTTGTCTGGATCGGAATCCTTTTAGAATGGGCCTTCAGCAAAATAAAACCGGCGCCTGTCACCGTGCTTTCGATCATTTTGATATTAATCGGGGTCTTTTTCGCTTCTAATATTGTAAATGGCGACATACAGGGCCTTCCGGTTAAAGGTTTTATTTTAGGAATCCTCTCCGCGATCACTTATGCCGGTTTCATCTTCTTCAGCGGCAAGGTCGCTGTGAATGTGGATCCCTGGATAAGGAGTTCATTGATGGTGACGGGATCAGCCATTCTGGTGCTGATCCTGTTCATGCGTGATATCCCGTCTGTTCTGCCTTTGGAGGAAAATCTGCTGACGATTGCCGTCGGGGTTTCGCTCTTTGGCGCAGTCCTTCCACCGCTTTTTTTCGCGGCTGGTGCACCTTTGGTTTCAGGAGGAATTGCCAATATACTAACCTCCATTGAATTGCCAATCGCCATCCTGTCAGCCAGCATTATCCTGTCAGAAACGGTAACCCCGATGCAGTGGCTGGGCACGGCCATTATACTGGCTGCCATTGCTTTTAATGAACTGGGGACAGGCCTTTTCCGGCGTTGAACAAAAGTGCCTGAGAATCAGACACCTGTCAGTTTTGATTGAATGGACTCCGGCAGCAGCTGATAAAATAGCCCTTGATACTTAAGATCAAGCATGCCGGCAATCAAAAGAATTAGGATTAAGAAGACTGCAATCCATTTGCTGTTCTTTTTAAGCAATGGGTTCACCTCCATGAATAAGAGCTCCCTCAGCAGGAGCTCTTTTGATTAATACGCCAGTTTATATACGATTTCACCATCAATCACCCGGCCGTCGGCTTCAAATCCCAGTTTTTCATACAGCCTTTTCGCCATGCTGTTCTCAGGCTCAAAACTCAAATAAATCACCTTATGCGCCTGATCCTGTTTAATCTGCTCAATCAGCTTCTTCATGGCTGCTTTCCCATACCCTTTTGACTGATGCTTCTCATCAACCATCAGGCGGTAAATCCAATATTCCTTATCGTCATCATCCATGCAGTACATCGTAAAACCCACTAACACATCATCATGATAAATCGCTAAACACTCACACTCCGGAAACGCCTTAGCCTGCGCCAGCGAAAACACATTCGGCGCCACAAACGCCTTCTGCTCTTCTGCTACACGCAAATCAATGATATCGAAGAAATTGTGACGGTCTATCTCTCTAAAATCAATCATATAAGCCCCCCTCCTATTTGAAAAGGCAGCTCCCCCAGCCTTTTTCCAGGGACATGCCTCCCATTTCACTATCGAAGTCAAATTCGCTAAATCAGCAGGGAAATCCTCCAAGTGAAGACCAAAAATATATATGAATGATATGAAAAAGGTTCTCAGGTGGCAGAGCCTTTCAAATTCCCCTAAGGAAATCTGGTCTCCGGCGTGATAAAGTCACCTGTTATGACTTTGTCAGTTTTGAAATTGGTCTAAAACGGCAAAGAAATCACGAATAAATTGATGGAATAATTTCTCCGTGGGCAGCAGCTGGCGTTCACTTGGAATAATGATTCCTACTGCACGGGTAATCTGTGGCATGACAGGCAGCCTTACTGTGGAACGCGGCAGGCTGTCAACCAATGTAGATTCCGGAATAAGCGTCAGCCCCAGACCTGCTGAGACCAAACCTTTAATCGTGTCAATATCATCGCCTTCAAATGACACTTTAGGCTGAAAGCCATGCTGACTGCAAGCATCATCGAATAATTCACGCAAGACATACCCCTTAGGAAACAAGATAAAGGATTCATCTTTCAGGTGATTCAGATTCAATAAAGATTTGTCTGCTAAAGGGTGAGCAGCAGGAACCAAAGCGACCATTTTCTCGGTGAATAAAATATCCCCTTTAACCTTTTTCTCTTTCTTAGGGAGAGGGCCAATCAAAGCCATATCGATTTCTCCTTCCGCCACTCCGATGATTAAATCATGATAAGCGCTCTGTTTCAGTTCAAACTTCACATGAGGATAGCGCCCGCGGAAAGCAGATATGATGGAAGGCAGCGTATAAAGTGCCAGACTGCTTGGAAAGCCGAAACGTATTCTGCCATGCTCCGGATCCAGATACTCTTTGACTTGCCGTTTGGCATTATCGATTACCTTTATGGCTTCTTCCATCTGTTCTAAAAATAGTTTGCCGATCGGCGTCAATTTCACGTTCCTTCCTTCACGGATAAACAAACTGACCCCCAGCTCTGATTCAAGGTTAAAAATCTGTCTGCTCACCGCAGATTGTGCCACATGTAAAGCTAAAGCCGCATCGGTTACATGTTCTCTTTTCGCCACTTCAATAAAGTATTTAATCTGTCTTAATTCCATGTGATTTTTTCCTCCCTTCCGCCATACATCTAATTTTGGCATCAATATTATCTAATTTTCATATTGTTTAGATTGATTCACAACTATAAAATGAGAGAATCATACAATTTTTGAATAGTTGGAAATTATTGAGGGATTTAATTTTAAATTAAGGGAGGTCCATTGGCAGCATGACTGCAATAACAGAAATTAATGAGAAGCGAATACAGGCGGTGGATTATGTTCAGGCGGTATTCGAAACAGTTAAAAAGCGCAATTCTAATGAAAGTGAATTTCATCAGGTTGTTAAAGAAGTGTTTGATTCACTCGTTCCAGTATTTGAGAAAAACCCCGTATACATGGAGCAAAGTATTCTTGAAAGAATAGCAGAACCTGAAAGAGTGATCACCTTTAGAGTCCCCTGGGTGGATGATCAGGGAAAAGTACAGGTGAATCGCGGCTTCCGGGTACAATTCAATAGCGCAATCGGTCCCTACAAGGGCGGCTTACGATTCCATCCTTCTGTAAATGCCAGCATCATCAAATTTCTGGGCTTTGAACAAATTTTTAAAAATGCCCTTACAGGCCTGCCGATTGGAGGAGGAAAAGGCGGAGCCGATTTTGATCCCAAAGGGAAATCTGATGGGGAAATTATGAGATTCACCCAAAGCTTCATGCTGGAACTAAGCAGGCATATCGGGCCGGATGTAGACGTTCCTGCCGGAGATATCGGAGTCGGCGCCAGGGAAATAGGCTATCTGTTTGGACAGTATAAGAGAATCCGTGGAGGCTATGAAGCTGGAGTTCTGACAGGGAAAGGAATCGGGTATGGCGGAAGCTTAACCCGCACTGAAGCGACAGGTTACGGTACGGTTTACTTTGTACAGGAAATGCTGAAGGAAATAGGCCTTTCCTTAAAAGGAAGCACTGTCGTTGTTTCCGGTTCAGGAAATGTCTCTACCTATGCGATTGAAAAAGCTGCACAGTTAGGCGCGAAGGTTGTGGCCTGCAGCGATTCTGACGGCTATATTTATGATCCAAACGGCATCAGCCTTGATACAGTAAAAAAGCTGAAGGAAGTTGAGAGGGAAAGGATCCGGGAATATGTGAAGGAACATCCCCATGCCCAATACTTTGAGGGATGCTCCGGCATCTGGTCCATCCCCTGTGACATCGCTCTGCCGTGTGCGACACAAAATGAAATTGATGAGGCAGCAGCAGAAATCCTTGTTGCCAATGGAGTTAAAGCCATTGGTGAAGGAGCAAATATGCCATGCACATCCGGGGCCATCAATGAGTTTCTGAGAAA
It encodes the following:
- the gdhA gene encoding NADP-specific glutamate dehydrogenase, yielding MTAITEINEKRIQAVDYVQAVFETVKKRNSNESEFHQVVKEVFDSLVPVFEKNPVYMEQSILERIAEPERVITFRVPWVDDQGKVQVNRGFRVQFNSAIGPYKGGLRFHPSVNASIIKFLGFEQIFKNALTGLPIGGGKGGADFDPKGKSDGEIMRFTQSFMLELSRHIGPDVDVPAGDIGVGAREIGYLFGQYKRIRGGYEAGVLTGKGIGYGGSLTRTEATGYGTVYFVQEMLKEIGLSLKGSTVVVSGSGNVSTYAIEKAAQLGAKVVACSDSDGYIYDPNGISLDTVKKLKEVERERIREYVKEHPHAQYFEGCSGIWSIPCDIALPCATQNEIDEAAAEILVANGVKAIGEGANMPCTSGAINEFLRNSVLFGPAKAANAGGVAVSALEMAQNSSRLSWTFEEVDEKLQQIMTNIYRSSVKAAEDFGYPGNLVAGANIAGFIKVADAMVAQGVI
- a CDS encoding EamA family transporter, whose translation is MKINKGILYILLGASFFGFTPIFAKLGFRYGYSLGQITIAQMVISFILLWSFTLIKRSSFKGLHTINMLQIMMTGCFVGLTSIFYYGSMQYLPASLAIILMFQFVWIGILLEWAFSKIKPAPVTVLSIILILIGVFFASNIVNGDIQGLPVKGFILGILSAITYAGFIFFSGKVAVNVDPWIRSSLMVTGSAILVLILFMRDIPSVLPLEENLLTIAVGVSLFGAVLPPLFFAAGAPLVSGGIANILTSIELPIAILSASIILSETVTPMQWLGTAIILAAIAFNELGTGLFRR
- a CDS encoding LysR family transcriptional regulator, which codes for MELRQIKYFIEVAKREHVTDAALALHVAQSAVSRQIFNLESELGVSLFIREGRNVKLTPIGKLFLEQMEEAIKVIDNAKRQVKEYLDPEHGRIRFGFPSSLALYTLPSIISAFRGRYPHVKFELKQSAYHDLIIGVAEGEIDMALIGPLPKKEKKVKGDILFTEKMVALVPAAHPLADKSLLNLNHLKDESFILFPKGYVLRELFDDACSQHGFQPKVSFEGDDIDTIKGLVSAGLGLTLIPESTLVDSLPRSTVRLPVMPQITRAVGIIIPSERQLLPTEKLFHQFIRDFFAVLDQFQN
- a CDS encoding GNAT family N-acetyltransferase; its protein translation is MIDFREIDRHNFFDIIDLRVAEEQKAFVAPNVFSLAQAKAFPECECLAIYHDDVLVGFTMYCMDDDDKEYWIYRLMVDEKHQSKGYGKAAMKKLIEQIKQDQAHKVIYLSFEPENSMAKRLYEKLGFEADGRVIDGEIVYKLAY